A single genomic interval of Hevea brasiliensis isolate MT/VB/25A 57/8 chromosome 4, ASM3005281v1, whole genome shotgun sequence harbors:
- the LOC110652737 gene encoding uncharacterized protein LOC110652737 isoform X2, protein MALEPPHFQEADRCDVCKCSFSTFRRRHHCRRCGRTLCHEHSSNQMALPQFGIHSSVRVCADCFNDSTRSGNVNQQASSDGVNSVADKVSRLDIGSETDSNTETATQHNSATGVIECKCGMPLCICETPAPTMDAPALQMKTPSTSASQSNPKPKKTDAIPKNRGSTSNNKPSSVFSYGQITNGGIDKPQMDYEVNGEGLREAIKNGDTAAVKKILSEGVDANYRDKQGLSVLHLILLENLCY, encoded by the exons ATGGCATTGGAGCCGCCTCATTTCCAGGAAGCAGATCGGTGTGACGTCTGCAAATGCAGCTTCAGTACTTTCCGACGAAGG CATCATTGCCGTCGCTGTGGAAGGACACTATGTCATGAACACTCGTCAAATCAAATG GCTCTGCCTCAATTTGGAATCCACTCAAGTGTTAGAGTTTGTGCTGATTGTTTTAATGATTCTACTCG CTCAGGAAATGTCAATCAACAGGCTTCCTCAGATGGAGTGAATTCTGTAGCAGATAAAGTTTCTAGATTAGACATTGGTTCAGAAACAGATTCAAACACAGAAACAGCTACCCAGCATAATTCTGCTACTGGTGTTATAGAGTGCAAGTGTGGGATGCCTTTATGCATATGTGAAACTCCGGCTCCAACCATGGATGCACCTGCCCTGCAG ATGAAAACCCCTTCTACCAGTGCTTCTCAGTCAAATCCAAAACCAAAGAAGACAGATGCCATTCCTAAGAACAGAGGTTCCACTTCAAACAACAAACCTAG TTCTGTTttcagttatggtcaaataacaaaTGGTGGTATTGATAAACCTCAGATGGATTATGAAGTAAATGGGGAG GGTTTGAGGGAAGCCATAAAGAATGGTGATACTGCTGCAGTCAAGAAGATACTCAGTGAG GGTGTGGATGCAAATTATCGCGACAAGCAAGGCCTGTCTGTACTACATTTG ATCCTTTTAGAAAACTTATGTTACTAA